Within the Streptomyces sp. NBC_00554 genome, the region CCGCGGCGACCGCCGCCGCCCGTGTCCGCGAGCAGGCTGTGAAGGCCGCCATGGTCGCCCGCCCGCACGTTGTGCCTATCGTCACCACCGTCGCGGCAGTCGCCGTCACCTCCTTGTTCTCCTCCGTCCGCGACGACGGCCGGCCAACCGGCCGGGGCCCGTCGCCGTCCCCGCAGTGCCAGCCGACCAGCGGGGGCCTGTCCTCGTCGTGCCGGGAGTGTGGGCGCCCCCTCACTGACGAGCTATCCCGTCTGGCCGGGTACGGGCCGACCTGCGCCCGTTATCTGCTCATCTGAGTACGTTGCGGCATAGGGAGTCCCTGCTCGACGAGCAGGGGCTTCATTCGCGCTCGGAGCGCGATCGTGGAGGGGTGCGGGCAGGCAGCGGGCGTCGTGGACCAGTCAAGGACGCCGGTGCCTGGACGGCCACTGTGGGCCGTCTTACCGAGGCTGCTGAACCGAAGTCTGGAACGTGAGACGTAGCGCAATTCTGGAGCGGGCATCCGGCCGCTCCTGACGTTCCTCTCGGCGCGGAGGGGTGCCCCGGGGCAGAGCGAACCGGCGAGTTTTCGTTGACTACCGGGGCTGGCGGTGCCGGGTGATCGAGAACCCTCAAGGTGTCGGAGCGGAGTGCTGGTCATGCGCCAACCAAGCACCAGGCCAATACGCCTGACGGCGCATTCATCCAACATCGTAAGATCTCGGCATCACGATCCTGGGGGGCCTTGTCCAGCACAGAGCAGCACGAAGAGTCGTCGCCGGACCGCCTGCCGTTCGAATCGGTGTTCAGTACGGTCTTCAACGGATGGGCTTTTGACCGTCGGGCCGCAGACGGCGCCTGCGGGCCGGCCGACTCGGACGCTGTCCGCCTCATCTGGCTGAAAAACATTGGGCGAGATGGTGTGATCGCGGAACCGGATCCGGAAGTCGATGACTGGCGCAACGATGCGCCGGAGCGGCTTCGTCTCCGCGCCGGCGACATCTTGCTGTCATCGGTGATTTCCGGTCGGCCGAAGGCTGCTCTAGTACAGGAAGCCGATCTACCGGCCGTTGCTGTGCGCAGCCTCTTCGTGCTCCGCCCGACCAAATCCTTGTCGCCGGAGCACGCCCGTCTAATCCTCGCGTTCCTGCGCTCCGATACCGTCGGAGATCTCAAAGCCGGGACATCCGGGCAACAGCACCTCAGGCTCTCCTCGGTCAAGGCGCTGGACCTGCCGAATGAAGACCAGGCGCTGTCCGCAGCTCTGGCAGATCTTGCTGCCGCCGGGCAGCGGCTGGGTGAAATGGCGGCCGAAGCCGGCGCGCTTGCGCAGTCGGTCTTCGACAGGAACGGGAGCCCGGAGGAGGCCAGGCGGCGCATTATCACTACCGGCCAGCTGACCCGGCTCCGGTCTGTAGCTGCTGCCCAACTCGACGATCCGGACTTCATCGTCCGCACGCGATACCCCTATCCGATCGCCCTGCGCTGGCGGAACGTCGAAGCACAGAAGAGCGCGGACGGCCAGGACGATGCCCAGGCGAAGGAGTACGCGGCCGTACTCAAGGCCGCGGAAACCCTGCTTGGATACAGCGCGCTTCTCACGACCGCTCTGGCGCATGAGGCCGGCATCACCTGCAAGGCCATCAGAGCGTTCAACAAGAAGATCGCAACCGGGCCCGGCGGCCCCGGCTTCGGAGACTGGCAGCGCATCCTCCAGCAGATTCCAACAGCGGAGGGAATGTCCCGCCTTCCCCCCGAGCACCCCCTCCATGAGCTCGCAGTCTTCCTTGCGGACGACGAGGCCGAGGCAGCGTGCCGAAGCCTGGGCACCAAGCGCAACAGCAGGGCCCACGGGCGTGAAGACCTTCCCGCTGTCTCGGCCGCCAAGTTGAAGGAGGCTCAAGACGGCCTGCGCTTCCTCCTCGACCGAGCACGGTTCCTCGCTGACCTGCAGCTGCTCGATGTGACCAACGTGGTGTGGGATCCCCACGAGCAGTCGGACACCGTCACCTTTCGGCGGTTGATGGGCGACCACCCGGTCGTTCCCACAGAGAGCCTGTGTTACGCCGGACCGGAACGCATCGGCCACGTCCTGTACCTGGCTGACCGCGACCAAGGACTCCATCGGCTGAGCCCGTTCCTCACCTGCGAGAAGTGCAAGGACTGCGCTGCTCTGTCGCTGTTTCATGCCGACAAGGAAGAGGGGGTGCTGCTCCAGACGAGCCTCGACCACGGCCACTTCTACCCGTACGAGGGGGACGAGCGGGCGCTTCGAGCAGTCGGGCTCCGATAGCTCCGGACCTTGCGGCCGAACCGCTTCGCCGCGCGTGACGCCCGGCGGGCGTCACGATGGCCCTGTCGCGGGCGCGGGTGAGGCTTTGATTCCCTCGGATCGTCACCTGAATCGCCCCGGCTGATGAGCCCGGGTCAGGCCCGCGAGTGCGTGCGCGCGGTGCACGATCATGTTGACCGAGCCGCGGTCTCGCTCGATGTGTCCCTCCAGCAGCACCGCAGGGGCGCCGAGGACTGCCTCGCGCGTGCGTTCCCAGACCGGGGGAGAGAAGACCAGGTTGATCATGCCGGTCTCATCCTCCAGGGCACCGAACGCCACCCCCTTGGCCGTCGGGGGCCGTTGGATGTACTTGGCCAGTCCGCCGACCCGCACCCGGGTCTGGTCGGCCAGGTCACGCGCCTCGCGTGCGGGCAGCGCCCCCTGTGAGGCCAGCAGAGCACGGAGGTGCTGCGCCGGGTGGGCGGTGGCGCTGGCGCCAGAGGCATCGAGGTCGGCGGCAGTGGCCTCGGCCGTGGTCATGACCGGCAACTCCGGCGCGGGCGCCAGGTCGTCCAACCCCGGAAGGACGTCCTGGATCTCGCCCGTATAGGCGCCGGCCGACCACAGGGCGGTGCGCCGGTCCACGCCGAGGCCATCGAACGCCCCGGCGGTGGCCAGCTGCTCCATCAGCTTCGCCGACAGCCGCGTGCGGCGGGCGACGTCGGCCACCGAGCGGAACGCCACGGTGCCGCGCGCGGTCAGGATCCGCTCGGCGATCTCCTCGCTGATCCCGGTCACGGAGGTCAGTCCGCGGCGGATCGCCGGCCGTCGCTCCGGCTGATCGGCGTGAGGCTCGAGCGTGGCGTGCACACCGGAGCACTGAATGTCGCCACCCCGGACCTCGATGCCGTGCTGCTTGGCATCCTGGATGAGCGTCTGCGAGTCGTAGAAACCCATCGGGAGATGCGCCATAATCCCCGCAAGCATGGCGTGCGGAAAGTGGTACTTCACCCAGGCGCTGGCATAAATGATGCCCGCCATCGACTGGGCGTGAGACTGCGGGAATCCATAATCCGAAAACGCTTCTATCATGCCCACAATGCGCTCGGAGGCGGCTTGGTCGATTCCCTTGGCAGTCATCCCGGCAAGTAGTCGTCCGCGCAGCTGTGCCACCTTTTCGGGAGAGTGCTTGGCGGCCATCGCCTTACGGAGACGGTCCGCCTCGCCCGGGGTAAAACCTGCACAGTCGATGGCCAGGGCCATGGCCTGCTCTTGCCACAAAGCGACCCCGAGAGTTTTGGAAAGTGCTGGTTCGGCGAGCGGGTGCGGATAGGTTACGGGCTCCAGGCCGGCCCGTCGCCGCAAATACGGATGTTTTGAGCCGGCCTGAATTGGGCCCGGCCTGATGATTGAGGCGGCCACTGCGAGGTCCTCGAAACATCGGGGCTGAAGCTGCGGCAGGGTCGAGACCTGCGCCCTTGACTCGGCCTGGAACACGCCTATGGTTTGACCTGCGGCAATCATGGCGTACACGTCCGGGTCGTCCTGCGGAATCGAGGCCATGTCCAGTCTGATTCCGTGGTGTTCGGCTATGAGGTCGCATGCGGTGTGCAATGCGGCCAACATGCCCAATCCTAGGATGTCAATTTTCAGAAGATGGGCGGCGGCAACATCGTCTTTATCGCCTTGCAGTACCGAGCGGCCTTCTCGGGTGGCCCATTCGACCGGAATGATTTCCCCGATGGGCTGGCGGGTCAGCACCATCCCTCCGACATGGATACCCAAATGCCGTGGCAGGGTGTGTAGTTGTCCTGCGAGGGAGCGTACATCGGCGGGGATGTCGACCTCGGGTCCGGGCGGTTCGTGGTGAATATGGCGGGTCATCTCATTGATCCGTGCCATGGGATAACCGAGGGCGC harbors:
- a CDS encoding DUF6011 domain-containing protein; translated protein: MDDASRYRRWTPRTTPTDVADGGKRGRAVRIRATAATAAARVREQAVKAAMVARPHVVPIVTTVAAVAVTSLFSSVRDDGRPTGRGPSPSPQCQPTSGGLSSSCRECGRPLTDELSRLAGYGPTCARYLLI
- a CDS encoding error-prone DNA polymerase translates to MADPRGKVLHFPGRRAAPTPVGGGWAELHVHSAGSFLFGANHVEALVAEAVRLGIESLAITDTNGLYGARRLAEAAGEYGIGTIYGAELTLDQCLGSIVVIARSLLGFTRLSAAISAGQLAGAKGAPVYDLDALSAAAHEGQWAILTGCPAVGEAAYDTDAIHARMDRLVDLFGRTHLHAELVDHRLPEDGPRNAAVHAVAQRWRLPVVATNAVRYAAPRSARLAAALTALHRRENLDTAIGELPPAPTAHLRTAEEMRILMARYPQAIASAVDLARSSVIDLSKLRPQLPDFEVPAGHTPGSYLRHLAEEGCARRYGPRTAPAAGAAWKQLDYELSVITDMGMQGYFLICWDITRYAAEQGIWCQGRGSAASSVVCYALGITSVDALKHGLLFERFLHAEKTDPDIDIDFENDRREEVIQYLYAKYGRSHCAQVANLITYQPRLSVRDSARALGYPMARINEMTRHIHHEPPGPEVDIPADVRSLAGQLHTLPRHLGIHVGGMVLTRQPIGEIIPVEWATREGRSVLQGDKDDVAAAHLLKIDILGLGMLAALHTACDLIAEHHGIRLDMASIPQDDPDVYAMIAAGQTIGVFQAESRAQVSTLPQLQPRCFEDLAVAASIIRPGPIQAGSKHPYLRRRAGLEPVTYPHPLAEPALSKTLGVALWQEQAMALAIDCAGFTPGEADRLRKAMAAKHSPEKVAQLRGRLLAGMTAKGIDQAASERIVGMIEAFSDYGFPQSHAQSMAGIIYASAWVKYHFPHAMLAGIMAHLPMGFYDSQTLIQDAKQHGIEVRGGDIQCSGVHATLEPHADQPERRPAIRRGLTSVTGISEEIAERILTARGTVAFRSVADVARRTRLSAKLMEQLATAGAFDGLGVDRRTALWSAGAYTGEIQDVLPGLDDLAPAPELPVMTTAEATAADLDASGASATAHPAQHLRALLASQGALPAREARDLADQTRVRVGGLAKYIQRPPTAKGVAFGALEDETGMINLVFSPPVWERTREAVLGAPAVLLEGHIERDRGSVNMIVHRAHALAGLTRAHQPGRFR
- a CDS encoding restriction endonuclease — protein: MSSTEQHEESSPDRLPFESVFSTVFNGWAFDRRAADGACGPADSDAVRLIWLKNIGRDGVIAEPDPEVDDWRNDAPERLRLRAGDILLSSVISGRPKAALVQEADLPAVAVRSLFVLRPTKSLSPEHARLILAFLRSDTVGDLKAGTSGQQHLRLSSVKALDLPNEDQALSAALADLAAAGQRLGEMAAEAGALAQSVFDRNGSPEEARRRIITTGQLTRLRSVAAAQLDDPDFIVRTRYPYPIALRWRNVEAQKSADGQDDAQAKEYAAVLKAAETLLGYSALLTTALAHEAGITCKAIRAFNKKIATGPGGPGFGDWQRILQQIPTAEGMSRLPPEHPLHELAVFLADDEAEAACRSLGTKRNSRAHGREDLPAVSAAKLKEAQDGLRFLLDRARFLADLQLLDVTNVVWDPHEQSDTVTFRRLMGDHPVVPTESLCYAGPERIGHVLYLADRDQGLHRLSPFLTCEKCKDCAALSLFHADKEEGVLLQTSLDHGHFYPYEGDERALRAVGLR